One Dictyoglomus thermophilum H-6-12 DNA window includes the following coding sequences:
- a CDS encoding ribonuclease HII, which translates to MYGRTWKLNGNKSKEIRDYLLRKGGIEESPTNPYELWRLKLKGSTFVYYTSGKLYSTQSEEAEEIWKEIDSLVEDNFDLSKDYVLGFDEVGKGEVFGPIITCGVLIKRDYISQIPSELKTPDTKKSHDFEYWTRILSIINRYISDVFFYAIDLIQPREIDRFNINQLLDLSYTKLIKRLMEGLPSGVEARVVIDDYGVGEGLKKFLEKERKESNFEYIFAIDSEDKFLEVKLASLIAKAHRERILKFLQEIYEIPGNLIKGNMSNKELELFLVNYSYIDSWFIRKSFGNKVKKEKPSFYNLISEEGKFRCFFCGKEGNEVFLRNYKFICPFCDKEMKDLDLAMKYHSGVIKVDKENFEPIFEVVKNSHLLDGFGFIVDHALKEYFIYYESIGRILTLNKTPSKFITSKIKGDRVVFSLFRNVDNI; encoded by the coding sequence AAATGGGAATAAAAGTAAGGAAATAAGAGATTATTTACTTAGAAAGGGGGGTATTGAGGAATCACCTACAAATCCTTATGAATTATGGAGATTAAAATTAAAGGGAAGTACCTTTGTGTACTATACTTCTGGTAAACTTTATAGTACTCAATCAGAAGAGGCTGAAGAGATATGGAAAGAAATAGATTCGTTAGTGGAAGATAATTTTGATCTATCTAAGGATTATGTTTTAGGTTTTGATGAGGTAGGAAAAGGTGAAGTTTTTGGTCCGATAATAACCTGTGGAGTACTTATAAAGAGAGATTATATTTCTCAAATACCTTCTGAATTGAAGACCCCCGATACTAAGAAGTCTCATGATTTTGAGTATTGGACCAGGATATTGAGTATTATTAATAGATATATTTCTGATGTTTTTTTCTATGCTATTGATCTCATACAACCTCGAGAGATTGACCGTTTTAACATTAATCAACTTTTGGATTTGTCGTATACAAAACTTATTAAAAGATTAATGGAAGGTTTGCCTTCTGGAGTAGAAGCAAGGGTTGTGATTGACGATTATGGAGTAGGGGAAGGGTTGAAAAAGTTTTTGGAGAAGGAAAGGAAAGAGAGTAATTTTGAATATATTTTTGCTATCGATTCTGAAGATAAGTTTTTAGAGGTAAAGCTTGCATCTTTAATTGCAAAGGCTCATAGGGAGAGGATATTAAAATTTTTACAGGAGATATATGAAATTCCAGGAAATTTGATAAAAGGAAATATGTCTAACAAAGAGTTGGAATTGTTTTTGGTAAATTATTCTTACATTGATTCTTGGTTTATTAGAAAATCTTTTGGCAATAAGGTTAAAAAAGAAAAACCTTCTTTTTATAACTTAATATCCGAAGAGGGGAAATTTAGATGTTTCTTTTGTGGTAAAGAAGGTAATGAGGTATTTTTAAGAAATTATAAATTCATATGCCCCTTTTGTGATAAGGAAATGAAGGATCTTGATTTAGCTATGAAATATCATAGTGGTGTTATAAAAGTAGATAAAGAAAATTTTGAGCCAATTTTTGAAGTTGTAAAAAATTCTCACTTACTTGATGGATTTGGTTTTATTGTTGATCATGCTTTAAAAGAATACTTTATTTATTATGAAAGTATAGGCAGAATATTAACTCTTAATAAAACTCCTTCTAAATTTATAACCTCAAAGATTAAGGGAGATAGAGTAGTTTTTTCCCTTTTCAGGAATGTCGATAATATTTAG
- a CDS encoding DUF4352 domain-containing protein, with the protein MKKWSIFIILVCLILLSLSFGETVPLLIQGKEVKGENLDGLVVYIQKIQKVEELPLYSDFKYLPEGVFYVINLFLWNKTQKEILITANNFNLIDDDGKSHPVSAFGSIYYTFKDYNTFLRNYLKPGELKEGYLVFEIHPSNVPYKLNIIDIPEKGKNYSISLNL; encoded by the coding sequence ATGAAAAAGTGGAGTATATTCATAATTTTGGTATGCTTAATTCTTCTTAGTTTATCTTTTGGGGAGACTGTTCCTCTTTTAATTCAAGGCAAAGAAGTCAAAGGAGAAAATCTTGACGGCTTAGTAGTATACATACAAAAAATACAAAAAGTAGAAGAACTTCCACTATATTCAGATTTTAAATATCTCCCCGAAGGTGTATTCTATGTAATTAATCTGTTTTTATGGAATAAAACCCAAAAGGAGATATTAATTACCGCTAATAATTTCAACCTGATTGATGACGATGGAAAAAGCCATCCTGTAAGCGCTTTTGGGAGCATATACTACACTTTTAAAGATTACAATACTTTTTTAAGGAATTACTTAAAACCTGGAGAGTTAAAAGAAGGCTACTTAGTTTTTGAAATCCATCCATCAAACGTTCCTTATAAACTAAATATTATCGACATTCCTGAAAAGGGAAAAAACTACTCTATCTCCCTTAATCTTTGA
- a CDS encoding sugar ABC transporter permease: MRRNKFLDQVPKHLIIWFILIFTFFPVVWTISASLRAGGGLVGQRLIPEVLTFEHYSNLKEIGFFNWIKNSLIVSLTTAILTVFFVSLAAYAFSRFNFWGKKYSLLTLLILQMFPAVMGMVAVYLLLFHIGKYIPFLGLNTLSGLIMVYLGGGIPYNIWLMKGFFDSIPDSLEESALIDGATRFQAYYKIILPLATPILAVVAINSFIGTYSDFLLASIILKDPSKYTFAVGLRNFISGLYDVRWGDFAAASIVGALPIVILFLSLQNLIVSGLTRGAVKE; the protein is encoded by the coding sequence ATGAGGAGAAATAAATTTTTAGATCAAGTTCCAAAACATCTAATAATATGGTTTATTCTAATATTCACCTTTTTCCCAGTAGTATGGACTATATCAGCCTCATTAAGAGCTGGAGGCGGGCTTGTAGGACAAAGATTAATTCCCGAAGTATTAACATTTGAACATTATTCTAATTTAAAAGAAATTGGTTTTTTTAACTGGATTAAGAACTCCCTAATAGTATCATTGACCACTGCTATTCTCACAGTATTCTTTGTATCCCTTGCAGCCTACGCTTTTTCAAGATTTAATTTTTGGGGTAAAAAGTATTCTCTCCTAACCTTACTTATTTTACAAATGTTCCCAGCAGTAATGGGTATGGTAGCAGTATATTTGCTACTCTTCCATATTGGTAAATATATTCCCTTTTTAGGCTTAAATACCCTATCAGGATTAATAATGGTCTATCTTGGGGGAGGAATCCCCTACAATATATGGCTTATGAAGGGATTTTTTGACAGTATTCCTGACTCTTTAGAAGAATCAGCTTTAATTGATGGTGCTACAAGATTTCAAGCCTATTACAAGATAATCCTTCCTCTTGCCACTCCCATCTTAGCAGTAGTCGCAATTAATTCCTTTATTGGAACATACTCGGACTTTTTGTTAGCAAGTATTATATTAAAAGATCCCTCTAAATACACCTTTGCTGTTGGCTTAAGAAATTTTATCTCAGGACTATATGATGTGAGATGGGGAGATTTTGCTGCAGCATCCATCGTTGGAGCCTTACCCATTGTTATACTATTCTTATCCCTCCAAAATCTCATAGTTTCAGGCCTAACCCGAGGCGCTGTTAAGGAGTAA
- the malF gene encoding maltose ABC transporter permease MalF, translated as MSFFISFLPIIYAGIVVVIGIFFSYILSMIAGFIWGLIFFLATFLFALLIVNPKTYPWKYIVPAFLLMFMFMIYPIIYTIQIAFTNYGTGHILTKTQVIEQLEKETFLPENTQNFKYEIYKSKIGDILLLFKDENNNIYKVEDKKLIKIAEGDFPSEYAGYKLLPQTQKYSEISKLQNLKIEIGNGIFLQMSDLNNFSTYKQRYKYIPEEDVLIDNLTGEKLVPQNGFFVRPNGQEILPGFVTYVGLENFLRLFKDERVSKPFVRVFTWNVLWATLTTFINFAFGLFLALLMNDKNLKFKGIYRTLLIIPWAIPSFISLLIWVGLLNTEVGVVNRILSSLFGVKIPWFLETKWARLALFIVNLWLGYPYAMTVCLGSLQSIPEELYEAAKVDGASYFQQLKNITLPLLLTAIGPLIVGTFAFNFNNFNVIYLLTGGKPPMADVSSVAGTTDILISYTYKLAFEGGRGQDYGLAATISIIVFIIVASLSLFNFWISGMFKREVRYE; from the coding sequence ATGAGTTTTTTCATATCTTTTCTTCCTATAATATACGCTGGAATTGTAGTAGTGATTGGAATATTTTTTAGCTACATTTTAAGCATGATCGCAGGTTTCATATGGGGTTTAATCTTCTTTCTTGCAACTTTTTTATTTGCTCTTTTAATAGTTAATCCTAAAACCTATCCTTGGAAATACATTGTACCAGCTTTTCTACTCATGTTTATGTTCATGATTTATCCTATCATCTACACAATTCAAATTGCCTTTACAAATTACGGAACAGGACACATCCTAACCAAGACACAAGTAATAGAACAATTAGAAAAAGAAACTTTTTTGCCAGAAAATACTCAAAATTTTAAGTATGAAATTTATAAAAGTAAAATTGGCGATATATTACTTCTTTTTAAGGACGAGAACAATAATATTTATAAGGTAGAGGATAAAAAATTAATAAAAATAGCTGAAGGAGATTTCCCCTCAGAATATGCTGGTTATAAACTGCTTCCTCAAACCCAAAAATATTCTGAGATATCTAAATTGCAAAACTTAAAAATTGAAATTGGGAATGGCATTTTTTTACAGATGTCAGATTTAAATAATTTTTCCACTTATAAGCAGAGGTATAAATACATTCCAGAAGAAGATGTTCTAATAGACAATCTTACAGGAGAAAAGTTGGTCCCCCAAAATGGATTCTTTGTAAGACCAAATGGGCAAGAAATTTTACCTGGTTTTGTAACCTATGTAGGTTTAGAAAATTTCTTAAGACTCTTTAAAGACGAACGGGTTTCAAAACCCTTTGTTAGAGTCTTCACCTGGAACGTCCTATGGGCAACTTTAACTACTTTTATAAATTTCGCCTTTGGACTATTCTTAGCTCTACTCATGAACGATAAAAATTTAAAATTCAAAGGAATATACCGCACCCTACTCATTATACCATGGGCCATTCCCTCTTTTATATCCTTACTTATTTGGGTTGGCCTTCTAAACACAGAGGTGGGAGTAGTAAACAGAATACTCTCTTCTCTTTTTGGAGTAAAGATACCATGGTTTTTAGAAACGAAATGGGCAAGACTTGCTTTATTTATTGTTAATCTATGGTTGGGATATCCCTATGCCATGACTGTATGTCTTGGTTCTCTCCAAAGCATTCCAGAAGAGCTCTACGAAGCAGCAAAGGTGGATGGTGCAAGTTATTTTCAACAGCTTAAAAATATAACTCTTCCTCTCTTACTCACTGCTATAGGCCCTCTTATTGTTGGCACTTTTGCCTTTAACTTTAATAATTTCAACGTAATATATCTCCTTACTGGAGGAAAACCTCCTATGGCTGATGTATCCTCAGTGGCAGGAACCACCGATATTCTCATTTCATATACTTACAAACTTGCTTTTGAAGGCGGAAGGGGTCAAGATTATGGCCTCGCAGCTACCATCTCTATAATTGTATTTATAATTGTAGCCTCCCTAAGTCTTTTCAACTTTTGGATATCTGGAATGTTTAAACGAGAGGTGAGATACGAATGA